A genome region from Hevea brasiliensis isolate MT/VB/25A 57/8 chromosome 9, ASM3005281v1, whole genome shotgun sequence includes the following:
- the LOC131182987 gene encoding putative receptor like protein 25, producing the protein MMIGTIPTCFGNFTAIVMHEDKGLWDYHTSENPYVHYDKDSYGENVQVYVKEIELEYTSTLRFLYSIDLSGNNFFGEIPEELMNLSGLQNLNLSGNKLDGKIPRNIGKLKSLESLDLSKNDFSGSIPSSISDLNFLSYLNLSFNHLSGRIPLGNQLQTLDDKSIYIGNNGLCGFPLNNCSEDVDELPKGHEKVGNMRTDDSKMLWFYSGLGMGFVTGFVGVCSILYFKDSWRYVCFQLADRVYNKIWVTVAIKANQLKKKFHINKFEGNA; encoded by the coding sequence ATGATGATTGGAACCATTCCTACTTGTTTTGGCAATTTTACCGCAATTGTTATGCATGAAGACAAAGGGCTTTGGGACTATCACACCAGTGAAAATCCTTATGTTCATTATGATAAAGATAGCTATGGTGAGAATGTTCAGGTTTATGTTAAAGAAATAGAGCTTGAATATACTAGTACACTTCGATTTCTCTATTCCATCGACCTTTCAGGAAATAACTTTTTTGGAGAAATTCCAGAGGAGCTGATGAATCTTTCAGGTCTACAAAACCTGAACCTATCTGGAAACAAATTAGATGGGAAAATCCCTCGGAACATTGGCAAGTTAAAATCACTAGAATCGCTTGACTTGTCTAAAAATGATTTTTCTGGCTCTATTCCATCCAGCATTTCTGATTTGAACTTTTTAAGTTACTTGAATTTGTCATTCAATCACTTATCTGGACGAATTCCTTTGGGAAACCAACTTCAGACTCTGGATGACAAATCCATCTACATTGGCAACAATGGACTTTGTGGATTTCCATTGAATAATTGTTCAGAGGATGTAGATGAATTGCCTAAGGGACATGAAAAAGTTGGAAATATGAGGACAGATGACTCCAAAATGCTTTGGTTCTACAGTGGTTTGGGAATGGGTTTTGTGACTGGATTTGTTGGAGTTTGTAGCATTTTGTACTTTAAAGACTCATGGAGGTATGTTTGttttcagttagctgacagagtCTACAACAAGATTTGGGTAACAGTTGCAATTAAGGCAAATCAACTAAAGAAAAAGTTTCACATAAACAAATTTGAAGGGAACGCATGA
- the LOC110638064 gene encoding homeobox-leucine zipper protein ATHB-12, protein MSNQIDGRGYSPEAPDERSENFACPQLSQTPRKKKNITKNKRRFSDEQIRLLESIFESETKLEPRKKLQLSRELGLQPRQIAIWFQNRRARWKSKQIEQEYKTLRANYDKLASCFESLKNERQSLLIQLQKLNELLDQPCDGNMTCKGLEGSNTLIATNNGNINNDPEAQQGLNNTEFMCSQNNKSRDIEHSGDEGHELLNSDEYTDGSLASPNQWCSFHSGSQFDLSSSSSQWFNFWT, encoded by the exons ATGAGTAATCAAATAGATGGAAGAGGGTATTCTCCAGAGGCACCAGATGAAAGATCAGAAAACTTTGCTTGCCCACAGCTCTCCCAAACCCCAAGAAAGAAGAAGAACATCACCAAGAACAAGAGGAGATTTAGTGATGAACAGATCAGATTACTAGAGTCAATTTTTGAATCAGAGACCAAGCTCGAGCCCAGGAAGAAATTGCAACTGTCCAGAGAGCTTGGGCTTCAACCTCGCCAGATTGCTATATGGTTCCAGAATAGAAGAGCTAGATGGAAGTCAAAGCAGATTGAGCAAGAGTACAAGACATTAAGAGCTAATTATGACAAATTAGCATCCTGTTTTGAGTCCTTGAAGAATGAAAGACAGTCTTTGCTCATACAG TTGCAGAAGCTAAATGAACTATTGGATCAACCTTGTGATGGGAATATGACTTGCAAGGGTTTAGAAGGGAGCAACACTCTCATTGCTACAAACAATGGAAACATCAATAATGATCCTGAAGCACAACAGGGACTAAACAACACAGAATTCATGTGTTCACAAAACAATAAGAGCAGGGACATTGAGCACTCTGGGGATGAAGGGCATGAACTCCTCAACAGTGATGAATACACAGATGGCTCATTGGCATCACCCAATCAATGGTGCAGTTTTCATTCAGGTAGCCAGTTTGATCTGTCATCTAGCAGTTCACAGTGGTTTAATTTCTGGACCTGA
- the LOC110638046 gene encoding receptor-like protein 37, producing MAKQLTGMQHTPKAMPARAIEAAEDVKCASTRGRVERRQELVPALMGSATATVVEILAILILLQSVLFCCNRANVNGSCIKIEREALIKIKASHGINSSYSLLSWVGDNCCRWEGVTCDNILDLYLNQDRKLTIDSLHFPPSLKYLKMEGVLLDKCDNCLQSINMLPALLELSMSNCELSLTGHVSHVNLTSLQVLDLSYNNFNSTIPSWLFNISNLQHLDLSYNAFQGSLSTEIGNLNSLAFLDLSYNSLEGNIPKTLNKLCNLSELLLESNKFSASILDISNNLLHGQIPRKISKTMPNLELLFLSNNYLNGTIPASLCSLGRLEILHLSTNHLSGRIPSCWGNLTYLRVIDLSNNMLRGRVPMSLAAQSLVSLHLQNNNLQGKILMSLRHLESLETLDLSMNAFDGFIPSWIGENLSKYSVFTPINLKVRFLCSFAFLLLFTY from the exons ATGGCAAAACAACTAACAGGGATGCAGCATACACCCAAAGCGATGCCTGCAAGAGCAATTGAAGCTGCAGAGGACGTCAAATGCGCCTCCACGCGTGGGCGAGTGGAACGGCGACAAGAGCTTGTACCGGCAC TGATGGGATCAGCAACTGCTACTGTTGTTGAGATTCTTGCCATACTTATTCTACTTCAAAGCGTTCTGTTCTGCTGCAATAGAGCAAATGTCAATGGAAGCTGTATCAAGATTGAAAGAGAAGCTCTTATCAAGATCAAGGCAAGCCATGGCATCAACAGTTCATACTCGTTGCTTTCATGGGTCGGAGATAACTGCTGCAGATGGGAAGGAGTCACTTGCGATAACATACTG GATCTTTATCTCAATCAGGATCGTAAATTGACAATCGACAGCCTCCATTTTCCACCTTCTTTGAAATACTTAAAAATGGAGGGTGTGCTTCTGGACAAGTGTGACAATTGCTTGCAGTCAATAAACATGCTTCCTGCTCTACTAGAATTATCTATGTCTAATTGTGAGCTTTCCCTCACTGGTCATGTTTCACATGTCAATCTTACATCTCTTCAGGTTCTCGATCTTAGCTATAACAACTTCAATTCCACAATCCCCAGCTGGTTATTTAATATTAGCAACCTTCAACATCTTGATCTGAGTTATAATGCTTTCCAAGGCTCTCTTTCAACTGAGATCGGTAATCTTAATTCTCTTGCTTTCCTTGATCTGTCTTATAATTCTTTGGAAGGTAACATACCCAAAACGTTGAACAAGCTTTGCAATTTGAGTGAGCTACTCTTGGAATCCAACAAGTTCAGCG CAAGCATATTGGATATCTCCAACAACTTGCTCCATGGCCAGATTCCTCGGAAGATCAGCAAAACGATGCCAAATTTGGAATTGTTATTCCTCTCCAACAACTATCTGAACGGTACCATTCCAGCTTCTTTATGCAGTCTTGGACGCTTAGAAATTCTTCATCTTTCGACAAATCATCTATCAGGACGAATACCTTCATGTTGGGGAAATTTGACATATTTAAGAGTGATTGATCTGTCAAATAATATGCTGAGGGGCCGTGTTCCAATGTCCTTGGCCGCACAATCTCTTGTTTCCCTGCATCTGCAAAACAATAATCTGCAAGGAAAGATCCTAATGTCATTAAGACATCTAGAATCCTTGGAGACTCTTGATCTTAGCATGAATGCTTTTGATGGTTTTATTCCTTCGTGGATAGGTGAAAACCTATCAAAATACTCGGTCTTCACTCCAATAAATTTGAAGGTGAGATTCCTCTGCAGCTTTGCTTTCTTGCTTCTCTTCACATATTGA
- the LOC110638045 gene encoding uncharacterized protein LOC110638045, whose protein sequence is MSFHASSTSHAHATTISNDSFNSLLDSSTLCCISGLLLLSLISLAFVFHLRLKSRNSHHLQRFNSLWTVRFLLVSFITLWALNELFRLSFFRRKYLFPIISSLTLKQQTSFCKFHIVFSLGFYEPGFLITQLFLVNVSIQKKTPRSSWAIAFVLANCFPVLFLQILFVFFSGTQLPLPEFFLTSSVVSKSDDVLLCEYPLMSSIIFGAFGIWYLIGFSLSCFKVVNVVINKGLRLRIYALAFVVLIMLPIQILFLGLSVLWGPEEVLYASIAFLVFGTTLVIAAVGEGILVIKPIVDSLAAGEDALPPCAPRGQTVSEEQQKPRPTLEGTSIQL, encoded by the coding sequence ATGTCATTTCATGCATCTTCCACTTCTCATGCTCATGCCACCACCATTTCAAATGATAGTTTCAATTCCCTTTTAGATTCATCCACTCTCTGTTGCATAAGCGGTCTCCTCCTCCTCTCTCTCATTTCTCTTGCTTTCGTCTTTCACCTCCGTCTCAAATCACGAAATTCACACCATTTACAAAGGTTCAATTCCCTTTGGACTGTTCGCTTTCTTCTTGTCTCCTTTATAACCCTCTGGGCCCTAAATGAACTCTTTCGCTTGTCCTTCTTCCGTCGAAAATATCTCTTCCCTATCATTTCTTCCCTCACCCTAAAGCAGCAAACCAGCTTTTGCAAATTCCACATTGTCTTCTCATTAGGGTTTTATGAGCCTGGTTTTCTTATAACCCAACTTTTTCTTGTTAACGTATCAATCCAGAAAAAAACACCACGCAGCTCTTGGGCTATTGCCTTTGTCTTGGCTAATTGTTTTCCTGTTCTTTTTCTGCAAATCTTGTTCGTCTTTTTTTCTGGAACACAGCTACCATTGCCGGAGTTCTTTCTTACAAGTTCAGTTGTTTCAAAAAGCGACGATGTGCTACTGTGTGAATACCCTTTAATGAGTTCTATCATATTTGGTGCTTTTGGGATCTGGTATTTGATAGGCTTCTCATTGTCATGCTTCAAGGTGGTAAACGTTGTCATTAACAAAGGGCTAAGGCTTCGAATTTATGCTCTAGCTTTCGTTGTTCTGATAATGTTACCTATACAAATTCTCTTTCTTGGCTTATCAGTCTTATGGGGGCCGGAGGAGGTCCTCTATGCTTCCATTGCATTCCTTGTCTTCGGAACCACATTAGTAATTGCAGCCGTAGgggagggcattttggtaattaaACCCATCGTCGATTCTTTGGCTGCTGGAGAAGACGCTCTTCCGCCGTGTGCTCCTCGTGGACAGACGGTGTCAGAGGAGCAGCAGAAACCAAGACCAACATTGGAAGGCACAAGCATTCAATTATAA